In Thermodesulfovibrio thiophilus DSM 17215, a single genomic region encodes these proteins:
- a CDS encoding zinc-dependent alcohol dehydrogenase family protein has translation MKALVYHGPNNPVFEDKPKPVIQKNTDAIVRISKTTICGTDLHILKGDVPTVVDGRILGHEGVGIIDEVGSGVSNFKNGDHVLISCITSCGRCRSCKKQMYSHCENGGWILGNTIDGTQAEFVRIPYADTSLHHIPHGLEEEALVMLSDILPTGFEVGVLNGQVRLGDIVAIVGAGPVGMAALLTAQFYTPAEIIMIDIDANRLELSKKFGATQTIDSSAGNERVIQKVMELTEGRGVDVVIEAVGIPATFQLCQHIVKAGGHIANVGVHGKSVELHLEKLWGHNVTITTGLVDTYTIPVLLRTVQSKKLMPQQLITHYFKLSEIMKAYHTFSNAAKEKALKVIIENDL, from the coding sequence ATGAAAGCATTAGTTTATCACGGTCCGAACAATCCTGTTTTTGAAGACAAACCAAAACCGGTTATACAGAAAAATACAGATGCCATTGTCAGGATAAGCAAAACAACCATTTGTGGCACAGATCTACACATCTTAAAAGGAGATGTTCCAACTGTTGTTGATGGACGTATACTGGGGCACGAAGGTGTTGGTATAATTGATGAAGTTGGAAGCGGGGTTTCCAACTTTAAAAACGGAGATCATGTTCTTATAAGTTGTATCACTTCCTGTGGTAGATGTAGAAGCTGTAAGAAACAGATGTATTCTCACTGTGAAAATGGTGGATGGATCTTGGGTAACACCATTGATGGCACGCAGGCAGAGTTTGTACGAATTCCCTATGCTGATACAAGCCTCCATCATATTCCTCATGGACTGGAAGAAGAAGCGCTGGTTATGTTAAGCGATATTCTGCCAACAGGATTCGAAGTTGGAGTATTGAATGGACAGGTAAGACTCGGTGATATTGTAGCAATTGTTGGAGCTGGTCCTGTGGGAATGGCTGCTCTGTTAACAGCACAATTCTATACTCCTGCTGAAATTATTATGATAGATATCGATGCCAATCGTTTAGAATTATCAAAGAAATTCGGAGCCACACAGACAATTGACAGCAGCGCAGGCAATGAAAGAGTTATTCAGAAAGTTATGGAACTCACCGAAGGTCGTGGTGTTGATGTTGTTATTGAGGCTGTTGGTATTCCAGCCACTTTTCAGTTATGTCAGCATATCGTAAAAGCAGGGGGACACATTGCCAATGTTGGCGTGCATGGAAAAAGTGTCGAGTTACATCTGGAAAAACTCTGGGGACATAATGTTACAATTACAACCGGACTGGTTGATACCTATACCATACCTGTTTTATTGAGAACTGTGCAGTCAAAGAAACTCATGCCACAGCAACTTATAACACATTATTTTAAATTAAGCGAAATTATGAAAGCATATCATACTTTCAGCAATGCCGCAAAAGAAAAAGCACTAAAAGTGATTATTGAAAATGATTTATAA
- a CDS encoding sensor histidine kinase: MRLSIFYRLIMSYMAVFVPVIIVSVYALFQLNHFNNITHSITDTDNLIIDYGKKMSDSFLSQIQYERKYIIIKNNAFYDHFALAEKDFNQYFQQVISIVDTQRKRDLLFKIKNSYNQYLALFNEEIEFIRANKRYPQEIYKQEKDMLVNEIMEGLKNLRIYTEQDTYEKIKKLEQAGARAHRIAIIIITSSLVFGIVISTFITRSITRPLSIMKKKTRDISRGAFDENLNISSPPEIKDLAESFNLMCNKLKEMDKMKSDFFSLMAHELRTPLASIKEGTNLLLEGIGGEVSEKQKKLLSIISEESNRLIELVNSLLDLSKMESGMMTFYFTESDITQLINDVIEELEPLAMAKNITLRVDISQNLPYVKIDQERILRVMRNLIGNAIKFTPDGGHITVSARAVDHGLMVSVRDTGPGIPEKDLEIIFDKFKQTTIGSYGKIEGTGLGLAIVKHIINAHGGKVWAESKLGYGSTFIFVLPA, encoded by the coding sequence ATGAGATTAAGCATATTTTATAGACTTATTATGAGCTATATGGCTGTGTTTGTTCCTGTAATTATAGTGAGTGTATATGCTCTTTTTCAGTTAAATCATTTCAACAATATTACTCACTCCATCACAGATACTGACAATCTAATAATTGACTATGGGAAAAAAATGTCAGATTCTTTTCTCTCTCAGATTCAATATGAAAGAAAATATATCATCATAAAGAATAACGCATTTTATGACCACTTTGCACTTGCTGAAAAGGATTTCAATCAGTATTTTCAGCAAGTGATATCAATAGTGGACACGCAACGTAAAAGAGACTTACTCTTTAAAATAAAAAATTCATACAATCAATATCTGGCACTATTTAATGAAGAGATAGAGTTTATCAGAGCAAATAAACGTTATCCTCAGGAAATTTACAAACAGGAAAAAGATATGCTGGTTAATGAAATAATGGAAGGGCTTAAAAATTTGAGAATTTACACTGAACAGGATACCTATGAAAAAATAAAAAAGCTGGAACAAGCAGGAGCCAGAGCTCATAGAATAGCCATAATAATAATTACCAGCTCATTGGTTTTCGGGATAGTTATATCAACCTTTATAACAAGAAGCATTACCAGACCTCTTAGTATTATGAAGAAAAAAACACGAGACATTTCAAGAGGAGCTTTTGATGAAAATTTGAACATCTCCTCTCCTCCAGAAATAAAAGATCTGGCAGAGTCATTTAATCTTATGTGCAATAAACTAAAAGAGATGGATAAGATGAAATCAGATTTTTTTTCATTAATGGCACATGAGCTACGCACTCCTCTTGCATCTATTAAAGAAGGAACCAATCTACTGTTAGAAGGTATTGGAGGAGAAGTTAGTGAGAAACAGAAAAAACTTTTAAGCATCATATCCGAGGAAAGCAATCGTTTGATTGAGCTGGTCAATTCACTGCTTGATCTATCCAAAATGGAAAGTGGAATGATGACTTTTTATTTTACCGAATCAGATATCACACAGCTGATAAATGACGTTATTGAAGAGCTGGAACCACTGGCAATGGCTAAAAATATCACTCTGAGAGTTGATATCTCACAGAATTTACCATATGTTAAGATTGATCAGGAGAGAATCCTTCGGGTAATGAGAAATTTGATAGGTAACGCAATAAAATTCACACCAGATGGAGGTCATATAACAGTATCCGCCAGAGCTGTTGATCATGGATTAATGGTATCAGTGAGGGATACAGGTCCTGGTATACCGGAAAAAGATTTAGAAATAATTTTTGATAAATTCAAGCAAACAACCATCGGAAGTTACGGTAAAATAGAAGGAACCGGATTAGGTCTGGCTATAGTTAAACATATAATAAATGCACATGGAGGTAAAGTTTGGGCAGAAAGCAAATTAGGATATGGAAGTACTTTTATATTTGTATTACCAGCCTGA